Within Brachyhypopomus gauderio isolate BG-103 chromosome 4, BGAUD_0.2, whole genome shotgun sequence, the genomic segment AAGGATCGTATGAAGGAGTGATGTCATCCACGCACCCCGGACCACACAAACATGAACAATGGTTCCTAATCCCGTCATCCGTCATGCAGGACAGTTGGGCCCCGCTGTCCCGCTCCACCACGTCTCAGTTCTTCCACCGATCAGCTCCGGCCTCGTGGCCTGGCTTGCACTGGTGCTGACAGGTCCGTGCGTGTCTGGGTAGGGccggtgttgggggggggcacTATGGCATACTCGCTCCCTTGTGTTCTCCTCTGACGAACAAAGAGGAGGCATCCATTGACTCAACACCTGCACGGACACAGTTCAAAGGATTATACGGGGGTGAGATTGTTTGAACGTGTACACTGGgcaccagggtgtgtgtgtgtgtgtgtgtgtgtgtgtgtgtgtgtgtacatgtgcttgagaatgggtgtgtctgtttgtgtttcaATAAAGAGAAGCAGCTGTGGATTGTCCAGTATCCTGCAGGTTTTTCCAGAGTGCTTCATAGAGCACATTGACACATTGAGATCTAATCCATGTTTTGAATTAGCTGTTCAGAACACGTGATGCTGTTTCTCTGGACGGATGCGTGTTTCCCCTCAGAGCTGCTGCCGTGCCCCCGTGGGCTTGTCAGAGCACCACCGAGACCTTCATGACCACTGGCCCCCTCACAAGGAGAAGTTACCTCaccactatttttgtttgtgtatttttataaatattagtaaatggttttttgtttgtttattttatttcctTTCATCGGTTTTATTTACCCACTGTTTTCATGTGATTCTTTTCCCTCCcacatttatattttattcCTCTATCCTATTTCAGGATGGGTAACTATATAGTTTGATGAAATTTAAAATTTTGAATTGTTTGAATTTAGTTCAATAAATTGTCCACCTCATAAGGTCCTTGCAGTTGTCTGTGATGAAGTGAAAGCTGTTGTGAAAGAGTGTTTTGATCCAACTCATCTAGCAGGAGTGCCGATGAAGAAAACGgtgttgtttaagtgtgttATTTGACCTGGGCAACGTAGCCCTCACAGGCTCAGACGTGCCGTTACACTTGAGATCTGTGAGATCTGTGAGTCCTGTGAGTCCTGTGCTAATGTAATGTACTGTAATGCTAAGCTATGGTGTATTCATGAACCTCACTTCGTAGGGCAGTTGTGCTACAGATTCACACATCACATCAAAGGTTAAAGGATTCATATTAAAATCTTATAGCCTCCATATGCCTTTGTTCAGAAAGGCAGAAGAGAATCATAGATTCAGAAGAGAATCAAAAGAGATTcagaaaagagaatcaaaaGAGATTcagaaaagagaatcaaaaGAGATTCAGAAGAGAATCAAAAGAAATTCAGAAGAGGTTCAGGTTTCAGGTTTAATATATTCTGAATCTACGAAAAGTTTTTAGTCCTCTTCTGAAATGTCTTTTCCCATTTTTTCataacgttactttaaaaaagtaattagttatagttactcactacttgttcaaaaaagtaactgagttagtaactgaattactctataataaaagtaactcgttaccaggaaaagtaactatttgcattacagtaaaaaaaaaagttatatgccaatgaataaggattgtttgaaaaagcagttttcacagtcagttgaaatgagtagatcagaaaggtgtttaacttttgatatttattgcatatccacagaccagtgcaggataaaaacctttaaaatcccaaatctatgtggaaaaaaaaagcaaatataaacagttacactatataaagtgcatttacatctatcaaaagAAATTTAAttatctcaacctgagacaactggtttgttcacaacagaagtaaacttaacaataaaacctctattcttaattaaataaataaaatacccagtctggtagacattcaggaacttcaagtattttcttaaataatgtttatatcgccaccttgaaaatgctaatttttcttcggcttgctcctgactcgccatttctgcctcttctccgtttgtgtctgtcactggcgtgctttggcgcgcgtgtaaaaacactggatctgattggctaccataacgctgccttagccaatcacttactgacttattaagttaaacaggtgttataccgagaactgtgacctatcgagatctgttacttctcactagcctggacagcggtccgctcggattacggttagtatatcaatatatagtaacgcacagcttttaatgaccagtaacgtcaacggcgttgtaacgacaggaaaagtaatgaattatattatcccgttacggCATTATTCACAACACTGTTCATAAGTGACTTATGTTGTAGGAGATGTAGAGAATTAATTTGTGAAACATGATGACAAACAATGTTAAATCTTCCTCAAAATTCCTTGTTTCTTAATAACTGCTTTGATCACAAGAAATCCTAAATGATCCCCCACGATCCTCAGATCATTATGTTGCAGTGGTGACCAGATCTCATTGTATCTGCTTACATACTGCAATcagacatacatgcacatatgtgcagTTTAAACTCATATTCAAACTCTTAATTAAACTCGTCATCAGACCACTACAGGACAAATGTctttgtatggaaatgcattcAGCTGACCTGTAGGGGAAGATCAGTACGAGCACTTAATACGAACCTCGTTGTGTTTCTGAGATTCACATGATCAGACTGGACATTCAATTCATGAATTTTTAGCTTCTTTCTGCCAGCAGATATTGGATAAGACACACTGCCAAAGTACTTTACATAGTTTCCACCTCTTGAAAAAACGACTTTCAATTGCCAATAACAACGACTCTGTCTTCACTCCAGAACGCCGGAGGGGAAAATGGACGTGTCAGCGGTGCGTGACATTCTGGAGAAATTAGATTTTCCTGTCCTTCCCTTAACATTGAACATATTCCCTTGATCGTTGGAAAATGGCAAGATTGGAGCCCCTTACTTCATTTTCCACTGGGTTAGCCTTGTCTACCCCATTTTCTGGTATGTCAGTCACGGCTGAGTGATTGACGTGTGAGACCAGCTCTCTCTTGGCCTTCGGTCATAGCTGAAATCGCAGAATGCCGTCGTGGTGCAGTACCAGAGTCGACCTGCGGGTGCACGTGCCGTCCGGCTCGACGCTAACCATCTGTGTCAGCACTGAGTGTAAATTTACATCCTTCATCTTCCCTTCAAactttcctcctcctctcagtaGCTTTCAGAAGTACATAAATATGATGGCTTGTTCAGTACTGGGTGGGGTTTGTTAGCATGGGGGGGGGCTCCGTTGCCCACAGTGGAACATTCGTGGTCTGGGCTCTGCGTTTGAAGTCCTACCAAAAACACCACTCAACCCAGGGAGAGTCCCGCGGAGTTAATCGCGGCCGGCACGTACGTTGACCTTGCCCCCGTGGTGCCAGACCCAGACCCTACTGAACAAGGTGTGCTCTGTGAGCCCCTGTTTGGATTCAGCTGCCTTTCATCCGCAAGTCATTGCTCAGCTTTGCTTATGCTACCAGAGAGGCACCACCAGTCCATCCAGGTGATAGTAGCTGGTAGCTGTCTGGCTACGGGAAGAGTAGCAGCAGCTAATGAGAAGCTGCATGACGTGTGATAGGACACCGCATCGGTGCAGTGCAGCTGCTTTGAAACTGTTTGAAACTCTCCACTGAAAAGCAAACCTTTCCCTGCTGAAGATTCCTTCCTCTGGTGTTTGTTTGGTGTTTCCTGAAATTGTTCTGTGgaccacggacgtagttttgggggggacatgtcccccccactttttcaaaagccggttttggtcccccccagtttttacagttaaaaccaaatatttaagtagcgacgaagtcatgtcccccccactttttaacggttaaaaaaacaatatccaaatagcgacaaatctagcactaggatcatgcagctccgagctcccccccccccccccccccccccccccgctcaacaatttttgttcacagcgctcaacaattttcattcaaccccccccccccccccccccccccgctcaacagttcgccaccccaggttgtgtcccccccacttatgaaatcaaaactacgtccatgctgTGGACTACACTGAAGGAGGAGCACACAAAACAAGTTGGAGACTTGGTCCATTCCACAAAGCAGCACAACACTGGACCTCACTAAAGAAATTAGTCACATTTTTAGCAGTTATTATAAATTTAACAAGCCATGTTAATGTAAAATAACTTGGAGTATGAGCATATTGTAAGTAAATTGTGTTGAAAGTGTTTCAACAATGTGGCTATTTGAATTTTTCATGAAGCACTGTAGCTTCGAAGCTTCAGTTTTAGCTTTTTAGCGTAGCTTTGAGTCAGGTCAAAGAGCAGTCCAGTATGAGGTCATATCCTGTCTGCTGTGGCAGGTCATGGGAAAGAGATTCCAGTAAGAACACATGCGCTTAGTGATCGCTCACTTTTTCCATATAACCATggtaaacataaaataaattaataaataattctCAGTACAAAGTTATTTACCACAGAAGGGGAAAAATGGAAAAGGGCTTCTTGCTTTTCAGATCATTGATGTTGGCTCATGGCCTAAAAACACGCGACGTCTGTGAGTCTGAAGAGCTTTAAATGAGCCTCACTGCTGACGaatcctcagtgtgtgtgtctaacgcACCTCTCCTCAGCACATGTGCACTACCATCAAGGACCCTGAGGGTTCCTGACCCTAGGAACATTCTGCAGTCTTTTCTTCAGGGCGTTGCGGTTGTGCGGAAGTGTGTGTTTTGACTTGGGCCATTaagctctcctctcctcacagcTGAGCATCATTGCTGTAGTCTTCTGGCCCAacgtggagggggaggagatagAGGCAGGACCACCCCCTGaagtggagggggaggagatagAGGCAGGACCACCCCCTGAagcggaggagggaggagatagAGGCAGGACCACCCCctgaaggggaggggggaggagataGAGGCAGGACCACCCCctgaaggggaggggggaagaGATAGAGGCAGGACCACCCCCTGAAGCGGAGGGGGAGGAGATAGAGACAGGATCACCCCctgaaggggagggggaggagatagAGGCAGGACCACCCCctgaaggggaggagggaggagatagAGGCAGGACCACCCCCTGAAGCGGAGGGGGAGGAGATAGAGGCAGGACCACCCCCTGAAGCGGAGGGGGAGGAGATAGAGGCAGGACCACCCCCTGAAGCGGAGGGGGAGGAGATAGAGGCAGGACCACCCCCTGAAGCGGAGGGGGAGGAGATAGAGGCAGGACCACCCCctgaaggggaggagggaggagatagAGGCAGGACCACCCCCTGAagcggaggagggaggagatagAGGCAGGACCACCCCCTGAAGCGGAGGGGGAGGAGATAGAGGCAGGACCACCCCCTGAagcggaggagggaggagatagAGGCAGGACCACCCCCTGAAGCGGAGGGGGAGGAGATAGAGGCAGGACCACCCCCTGAAGCGGAGGGGGAGGAGATAGAGGCAGGACCACCCCctgaaggggaggagggaggagatagAGGCAGGACCACCCCCTGAagcggaggagggaggagatagAGGCAGGACCACCCCCTGaagcagagggggaggagataGAGGCAGGACCACCCCctgaaggggaggagggaggagatagAGACAGGACCACCCCCTGAAGCGGAGGGGGAGGAGATAGAGGCAGGACCACCCCCTGAAGCGGAGGGGGAGGAGATAGAGGCAGGACCACCCCCTGAAGCGGAGGGGGAGGAGATAGAGGCAGGACCACCCCctgaaggggaggagggaggagatagAGACAGGACCACCCCCTGAAGCGGAGGGGGAGGAGATAGAGGCAGGACCACCCCCTGAagcggaggagggaggagatagAGGCAGGACCACCCCctgaaggggaggagggaggagatagAGGCAGGACCACCCCCTGaagcggaggaggaggagatagaGGCAGGACCACCCCCTGAagcggaggagggaggagatagAGGCAGGACCACCCCCTGAagcggaggagggaggagatagAGGCAGGACCACCCCCTGAAGCGGAGGGGGAGGAGATAGAGGCAGGACCACCCCctgaaggggaggagggaggagatagAGGCAGGACCACCCCCTGAAGCGGAGGTACACGGTATGTGTTTATTGGGCTTGAAATGTTTTTCTTGGCCCATCTACACCTGTGTGCACAGAGAGGAACCAGGAGAACCTCCTGAGATCTCAGGCCTTCACGTCCGAGTCTCATCTATTTACATCCTTCATTCTTCTACTTCGTTTCTTTGACCTGAGCTCACATGGAGAGACTGTAATGTCCCAGAATACTTTATTAACAAGAGATTTTAGTTAGAATTGGATTTCCTGTTCCTCCAACTCCAGTGAAcagttatttttgtttgttatttatgaTTAATATTTACTTGCTTGTTTtctgttttggggggggggggtgctaatGCTCAGCTATTGtagattttttaaatgactAAACAGACCTTATTAATGTTTTTACAGGTTCACAATCTCAGATGTGTTTTCCACAGCCTTGACTTTCATGTCAAAGACTGAATCACTGGGGGGTTTGGCACTCTCTTTCATGCAGGTCCCCCCTCAGAAATCATAGAACGTAGCTGACAAAACAGTTATGATTATATTTTCTACACAAACAGTAACTAATCAGAGCAGTCTGAAAGCCTGCAGCTAGGAATGAGAAAAGCGGAGTGATTTTCTGTAGGATGGATTGGAAGAGGAGATATATTCGACCTTGTCACCTCTACTTCTTGAGTTTCTTTCCACATTTAAGCTTGTAGGTGCTGTGCTTTtggatgtcattcaaaagttgctttgctttttttttatcattctcGAGGCCTGGCGTGGTGTGAACTGCTCTCTCCCTGTTCCCGGCCTACTGTGGCTACTTGATGGCAGCCATGAATCAGTTGTCATCATTGATCCTTCCTTGGGAATAAGAGCTGGAATTCATTCAAGGAAGTTAGACCCAGAGAGCCTTCCAGTGATTGGCAGTGTGAACAGACAGTATGAATGACACAAAGTACTAAGATTATAGATTTACGAGTGATTACGATATTCGTACATGTTACTCTAGATCAACGATTGCTGGCACTCAACGATGGCATCAGATCTGTGACTTCTGTCTCCACCTCTCGCTCTGTGACCTGCAGCAGTGTCCGTGTAATTGGCTTCATGGCCTTTGTCAACTGTTGCCTGTGCTGTTTTATCCACATCTGTGCCTTCAGTGAACGAAGTCAAATTCCGATTTGCCTTTATATAAGCAATTGCAGTGTGTTTCTCCTGTGAGCGAATGAATATGATGCTTCCCTGTGTCTTTAGAAGAGGGCTGTAATTAAGGGGGTTAAGAAGAGGGCCCACATCTCACTGAGCAGCTCCTCATCTTCCTGTCTCTGCTGTCTGAGCACGGGATCCCAAGCAAacagacgcccccccccccaccaccagccTAAGTGCTACGGAAAAACCAGGAGCTGAGAACCGCGGCCAAGCCAACGTCGCGGCGAGCCAGACCTGGCGAGTGGAGGGCAGACCCGGCGAGTGGAGCGTAGACCCAGCGTCTCACTGCGAGGAACTCTTCGTTTGTTATTATTTCCCATGTTCTGCAAACCCCGTAATACCTTCCATATTAAAGCGTGCGTCCTACGCAGCCCTCGGCAGGCTTTATTTCAGGGGTCACAAACCAAAGAAGCCACAAGAAAAAACGTTTTGCCATTTTCCACCATGCATGGGCTAATGTGCTAAAAAAACCACGCATCTGGTTTTTGACTATCGCTGACGAGCTGAGCTACATTTCTGAGGAGCGTCCAACGACCCACTGTGTTCACAGGGTTTTTGATTCCCTTTTGAAAGAACGTTTCCTGAGTGGCTCACAGTAGGGTGCAGTACAATCAGAATGAATTAATGTTCATGATATTTAGGATATTTAAGTCAATTAAAAGTAGGTAAGAATATATGACCAATGAATATGGAGTTTCTGTTCGAGTACTTGTAATCCAGTCCTGCTAATCCAGGTTTTATTCTCTATAAGGCTGAACAGTGAGCTTAAATGCTGCCTTCTCTACCTGATACATTTATATAAAAGTGCACTGAGAGGCAACATCTATATCACAATTATATGCATAATAATATATGCATAACTACAGCTTTCAGAAACTAAACAAAagtgctgttttgtttgttttgttcagtCTTCATCTTCAGAGGCTCAGAGTCAGCTAAGGGCTTGTGGAGAGCCCAGCTCTTCTCTAGAGAGACCCATGAGCTCATTGTTTTGGCAGGTCTTCACATCCTCTGCCTCACTGTGGAGATGAACGGTAGCCTTCAGCATATCCAGTGGCCCAGACGACACTCTGCTACAGGGACCAGGCTATCACTTCACTTTCACTCTCCATTTATTATATATCTAAGTATAACGTGCATCTGGGACTCAACGGCTGGGGTAATACAGAGCGTTTCTTCGCCTCTAAGAGCTGATAACGCTAAAAGCTAAAGCATTTAATTAAGATGTTTCATAAAACAAAGCCAGGTTATATATGTCCCAGGGACCTGTTGGTCTTAGTCAACATGCTGAATCGCTTCTTGAGCTGAGATGTGAGACAAGAGCCATTGATGTAGTGAGGAGACTACAGTGTCCTGGAGGAGGAGACTACATCCTGGAGGAGGAGACTACGTCCTGGACAAGGAGACTACATCCTGGACGAGGAGACTACATCCTGGAGGAGGAGACTACGTCCTGGACAAGGAGACTACATCCTGGATGAGGAGACTACATCCTGGAAGAGGAGACTACGTCCTGGACAAGGAGACTACATCCTGGATGAGGAGACTACATCCTGGAGGAGGAGACTGGAGGAGGAGACTACATCCTGGACAAGGAGACTATGTCCTGGATGAGGAGACTGCGTCTTGGACGATTAGACTGCGTCCTCGACGAGGAGACTGCGTCCTCGACGAGGAGACTGCGTCCTCGACGAGGAGACTGCGTCCTGGAGGAGGAGACTACATCGTGGAGGAGGAGACTACATCGTGGAGGAGGAGACTACGTCCTGGACAAGGAGACTACATCCTGGACGAGGAGACTACATCCTGGAGGAGGAGACTGGAGGAGGAGACTACATCCTGGACAAGGAGACTATGTCCTGGATGAGGAGACTGCGTCTTGGATGATTAGACTGCGTCCTCGACGAGAAGACTGCGTCCTGGAGGAGGAGACTACATCGTGGAGGAGGAGACTGCGTCCTGGACAAGGAGACTACATCCTGGAGGAGGAGACTACATCCTGGAGGAGGAGACTACGTCCTGGACGAGGAGACTACATACTGGAGGAGGAGACTACGTCCTGGAGGAGGAGACTACGTCCTGGACGAGGAGACTACATACTGGA encodes:
- the LOC143511528 gene encoding uncharacterized protein LOC143511528, which produces MRRLHPGRGDYVLDKETTSWMRRLHPGGGDWRRRLHPGQGDYVLDEETASWTIRLRPRRGDCVLDEETASSTRRLRPGGGDYIVEEETTSWRRRLHCVLDEKTASWRRRLHRGGGDCVLDKETTSWRRRLHPGGGDYVLDEETTYWRRRLRPGGGDYVLDEETTYWRRRLRPGRGDYVLDEETASWTIRLRPRRLDCVLDEETTSWTRRLRPGRLDYILKKETASWTIRVHHGATSTSWRRRLRPGQGDYILEEETTSWRRRLRPGRGDYILEEETTSWTRRLHPGGGDYVLDEETTYWRRRLRPGRGDYVLDEETASWTIRLRPG